One Nostoc sp. UHCC 0302 DNA window includes the following coding sequences:
- a CDS encoding tetratricopeptide repeat protein, whose amino-acid sequence MWHEESLDDEDLLDNDEDNLDAYDDLIVSIEPRKQGLNLLIAVCDDANFQDEIISQYETELQPVFRTYRVTLPRKEPSLKAALNQLVQQEEYLQQRNPAVITVTGTEQFYFLRLGEEQSEQEKFFGYLQWTREGLRDFPFAIVLWVTNQILVNLIKKAPDFWSWRNGVFKFVSKKTNAIAGKELESIRFVFRDTELASTDTDEDNPFFLPIQDLQRLIDKIEQERGTKDPSLATLYSRLGDIYHSRLDRGESQNYKQEQELAIRYWYKAIELQNELGLQIDLAANLNNLAGLYRATGRYSEAEPLYQQALELRKRLLGDNHPSLATSLNNLAGLYKSTGHYKKAELLYQEALELRKRLLGENHPDVAASLNNLALLYDEQGRYEEAEPLYLRSLELAKSLLGENHPSFAFMLNNLALLYYHQGRYSEAEPLSQQAVELDKRFLGEDNPDVATDLHNLGLIYRAQARYSEAESLFLQSLELKQRLLPKAHPLLADTIYALGYMYREQERYNEAEPLCVQALEFDKHLLGENHPNVAESLNNLAEIYRVTGRYNEAKPLYEEALDVCQRVWGTSHPRTIAVHQNLAKLDAAMQNNCSNQ is encoded by the coding sequence ATGTGGCATGAAGAATCTTTAGATGATGAAGACTTGTTAGATAATGATGAGGATAATCTAGATGCTTATGATGATTTAATTGTTTCTATTGAACCTCGAAAGCAGGGCTTGAATTTACTGATTGCAGTTTGTGATGATGCTAACTTTCAGGATGAGATTATTAGCCAGTATGAAACTGAACTACAACCAGTTTTTCGTACCTATCGGGTGACTTTACCACGCAAGGAACCGAGCCTGAAAGCTGCACTGAATCAACTGGTACAACAAGAAGAATATCTCCAGCAACGTAACCCAGCAGTCATTACTGTCACAGGTACTGAGCAGTTTTATTTTCTCAGACTGGGGGAGGAACAATCGGAACAGGAGAAGTTTTTTGGTTACTTACAGTGGACAAGAGAAGGATTGCGCGATTTTCCTTTTGCGATCGTCCTTTGGGTGACTAACCAAATTTTAGTCAACTTGATTAAAAAAGCTCCTGATTTTTGGAGTTGGCGCAATGGTGTTTTTAAGTTTGTCTCTAAAAAGACAAATGCGATCGCTGGGAAGGAACTAGAATCTATTCGCTTTGTTTTTCGAGACACGGAATTAGCCAGCACAGATACTGATGAAGATAACCCTTTTTTCTTACCCATCCAAGATTTACAAAGGTTAATCGACAAGATAGAACAGGAACGGGGAACTAAAGACCCTAGCTTGGCTACCTTATACTCAAGGTTGGGCGATATTTACCACAGCAGATTAGATCGGGGAGAGTCTCAAAATTACAAACAAGAACAGGAACTAGCAATTAGGTATTGGTATAAGGCGATCGAGCTACAAAATGAATTAGGTTTGCAGATAGATTTGGCTGCTAACCTGAATAATTTAGCAGGGTTATACCGCGCAACAGGACGCTACAGCGAAGCAGAACCCCTGTATCAACAAGCCTTGGAACTCAGGAAACGTCTTTTAGGAGACAATCATCCTTCTCTCGCTACTAGCCTCAATAACCTAGCGGGACTCTACAAATCTACTGGACATTACAAGAAAGCAGAACTTCTATATCAAGAAGCTTTGGAACTAAGAAAACGTCTTTTGGGAGAAAATCATCCCGATGTTGCCGCTAGTTTAAATAACTTAGCACTGCTGTACGATGAACAAGGACGCTATGAAGAAGCAGAACCGCTTTATTTGCGATCGCTAGAACTTGCAAAAAGTCTGCTTGGCGAAAATCATCCTTCTTTCGCTTTCATGCTAAATAATTTAGCACTGCTTTATTATCATCAAGGACGCTACAGTGAAGCTGAACCGTTGTCGCAACAAGCGGTAGAGTTAGATAAGCGATTTTTAGGCGAAGATAATCCTGATGTTGCTACAGACCTTCACAATTTGGGATTGATCTACCGCGCTCAAGCACGCTACTCTGAAGCTGAATCATTGTTTCTGCAATCTTTAGAACTTAAGCAGCGTCTATTACCAAAGGCGCATCCCCTATTGGCAGATACTATTTACGCTCTTGGTTATATGTACAGAGAGCAGGAGCGCTACAATGAGGCTGAACCTTTGTGTGTACAAGCTTTAGAATTTGATAAACATTTATTGGGAGAAAACCATCCCAATGTTGCTGAAAGTCTGAATAATTTGGCAGAAATCTATCGTGTAACTGGACGCTACAACGAAGCAAAACCCCTTTACGAGGAAGCTTTAGATGTTTGTCAACGAGTTTGGGGCACAAGTCATCCTCGTACTATCGCTGTTCATCAAAATCTGGCAAAACTTGATGCAGCAATGCAAAATAATTGTAGCAATCAGTAG
- a CDS encoding ATP-binding protein, with the protein MTQELLNSFQEAYSNLELFPLMEQNEMERFRVQYGDDLIADLRQLVEDSPNGDGKIVFTGHRGCGKSSLLAEFSRQIQDKYFVVLFSIADKIEMSAVNHINILFAIAVNLMTEAEARKVEIPQSTKEALYKWFATRTRTEELNFQAEASIGFDLLKLISSKLKADATVRDEIKQEFERKISDLVARINEIAALIQAATKQDVLVIIDDLDKLDLGRVNEIYKDNIKALCQPNFRIIYTIPIAVLRETFISTIIATETNDQVVAMPVLKIFEKGKNRLPYAEPRPETTKILGEVLRKRIPSELIADDTAEKIVIYSGGVLRELIRISKECCRICLRMIRRNPSAKVLIDDKILAQAINKIRNDFSICLGKVDIGILQSIYQQFMPNDPKQAEFLDLLHGLYILEYRSEETWYDVHPIIIESLKSQGVVNVA; encoded by the coding sequence ATGACTCAAGAATTATTAAACTCCTTTCAAGAAGCATACAGCAATCTCGAGCTGTTTCCATTAATGGAACAAAACGAAATGGAAAGATTCCGGGTGCAATATGGTGATGATTTAATCGCAGACCTGAGACAATTAGTTGAAGACAGTCCCAATGGAGATGGCAAAATTGTCTTTACAGGACATCGAGGATGTGGTAAGTCCAGTTTGTTAGCTGAGTTCAGCAGACAAATCCAAGATAAGTATTTTGTAGTGTTATTCTCTATTGCAGACAAAATTGAAATGTCGGCAGTTAACCATATTAATATTCTGTTTGCGATCGCAGTAAATTTAATGACTGAGGCAGAAGCACGTAAAGTTGAAATTCCTCAATCTACTAAAGAAGCTCTTTATAAATGGTTTGCTACCCGTACTCGCACTGAAGAATTAAATTTTCAAGCAGAAGCTTCAATAGGTTTTGACTTGTTGAAGTTGATTAGCTCTAAATTAAAAGCTGACGCTACAGTTCGCGATGAAATTAAGCAAGAATTTGAACGTAAAATATCAGATTTAGTTGCCAGAATTAACGAAATTGCTGCTCTTATTCAAGCAGCTACCAAACAAGACGTATTGGTAATTATTGATGATTTAGATAAACTCGACTTAGGAAGAGTCAATGAAATATATAAAGATAATATTAAAGCTCTTTGCCAGCCTAATTTTCGCATCATTTACACTATCCCGATCGCAGTGCTTCGCGAAACATTTATCAGCACAATAATTGCTACAGAGACTAACGACCAAGTTGTAGCCATGCCTGTCTTAAAAATTTTTGAGAAAGGTAAAAACAGGCTACCTTACGCAGAACCTCGTCCGGAAACAACTAAAATTCTTGGTGAAGTTTTACGGAAACGGATTCCTAGTGAATTAATCGCAGATGACACTGCTGAAAAAATTGTTATTTACAGTGGTGGTGTATTGCGAGAGTTAATTCGGATTTCTAAAGAATGTTGCCGGATTTGCTTACGAATGATCCGGCGAAATCCATCTGCTAAGGTTTTGATTGATGATAAAATATTAGCCCAAGCAATCAACAAAATACGCAATGACTTTTCTATATGTTTAGGAAAAGTTGATATAGGTATTTTGCAAAGTATTTATCAACAATTCATGCCGAATGACCCCAAACAAGCAGAGTTTTTAGATTTACTACATGGATTGTACATCTTAGAATATCGCAGTGAAGAAACTTGGTACGATGTTCACCCGATTATCATAGAAAGCCTGAAAAGTCAGGGAGTCGTCAATGTGGCATGA